The following coding sequences are from one Rutidosis leptorrhynchoides isolate AG116_Rl617_1_P2 chromosome 11, CSIRO_AGI_Rlap_v1, whole genome shotgun sequence window:
- the LOC139875695 gene encoding putative disease resistance RPP13-like protein 1 has product MAEIVVSTVVTVLIEKLLSAVLADASEKHITQEAVRLWLQELHHVAYDLDDVLDDMATEIMRRKLNDESQGSSSTSKVLKKFIPTFCTNFTPHKLMYGRKMRPMLDEITVKLNDLVEQKNNLGIGINAIAELRSNRNSKRLEQTSLLDVSTVLGRQVDQEALLSGIGKTTLAQLLYNNEKVKTQFELKVWVCVSDEFDVLAISNKIYQFVTGENNYYLSLDQLHVALKEKLSNKKFLLVLDDVWNEDQEKWEVLEKPLKGAPGSKIIVTTRKTTVASVMNCAEPYNSGSQAKLL; this is encoded by the exons ATGGCTGAAATCGTTGTTTCTACTGTTGTTACAGTGCTGATTGAAAAACTACTCTCTG CTGTTCTTGCTGATGCAAGTGAGAAGCATATAACACAGGAAGCTGTTAGATTGTGGCTACAAGAACTTCATCATGTTGCTTATGACTTGGACGATGTACTCGATGATATGGCCACTGAAATAATGCGAAGAAAGTTGAATGACGAATCACAAGGCAGCTCAAGCACAAGTAAGGTATTGAAAAAGTTCATTCCAACTTTTTGTACTAATTTCACTCCTCATAAGTTGATGTATGGTCGTAAGATGCGTCCTATGCTAGATGAAATTACCGTCAAACTAAATGATCTTGTGGAGCAGAAAAATAATCTAGGTATAGGTATCAACGCCATAGCTGAACTTCGATCGAACAGAAATAGTAAAAGATTGGAGCAAACTTCCCTTTTAGATGTGTCTACAGTTTTAGGTCGACAAGTGGATCAAGAGGCATTGCTCA GTGGGATAGGGAAAACAACTCTTGCCCAACTTTTGTACAACAACGAAAAAGTTAAAACGCAGTTTGAACTCAAGGTATGGGTTTGTGTTTCGGACGAGTTTGATGTACTCGCTATTAGCAATAAAATCTATCAATTTGTCACCGGAGAGAACAATTATTATTTAAGTTTGGATCAGCTTCATGTGGCACTTAAAGAAAAGCTTTCAAACAAAAAGTTCCTACTCGTATTAGACGATGTTTGGAATGAAGACCAAGAAAAATGGGAAGTTCTTGAAAAACCTCTTAAAGGGGCGCCCGGCAGTAAAATCATTGTTACCACACGGAAGACCACAGTTGCATCAGTGATGAACTGTGCTGAACCTTACAATTCCGGCTCTCAAGCTAAGTTATTATGA